Genomic window (Lutra lutra chromosome 6, mLutLut1.2, whole genome shotgun sequence):
GGCCAGCTGCAGGTGGCGCGGGATGATGCGCGTCTTCTTGTTGTCGCGCGCCGCGTTGCCCGCCAGCTCCAGGATCTCGGCCGTCAGGTACTCGAGCACGGCCGCCAGGTACACCGGCGCGCCGGCCCCGACCCGCTCCGAGTAGTTGCCCTTGCGCAGCAGGCGGTGCACGCCGCCCACCGGGAACTGCAGACCCGCCCGCGACGAGCACGTCTTGGCTTTGGCGCGCGCCTTGCCGCCCTGCTTGCCCCGACCTGCCATAGCTTAAGAACACTTGTGTGATAACGGAGAAAATTTCCGTTGGGCCAGGCACCAGGCCTATTTATCTGATTGGCTATTATTCTACCAATGAGAGGATGTTCCTGGAATCACCTCACTCCAAAACACGCCACTACCCATTGACCAATCGGATGTTGGCTGCCCAACGTGTCATTGGGCGTTGCGCCTATAAATACCACACTTGGCTTCCCCGAATGCCAGTTGTTGGCCACATTGGAGCTGTCTACCAGTCATGCCAGAGCTGACTTCGAAGGGCACTACCATTTCCAAGAAAGGTTTCAAGAAAGCAGTAACAAAAGcccagagaaaagaagggaaaaagcgTAAGAGATGCCGCAAAGAGAGCTATTCCATTTACATCTATAAGGTGCTGAAGCAGGTGCACCCCGACACGGGCATCTCGTCCAAGGCCATGGGCATCATGAACTCGTTCGTCAACGACATCTTCGAGCGCATCGCGGGCGAGGCGTCCCGCCTGGCGCACTACAACAAGCGCTCGACCATCACGTCCAGGGAGATCCAGACGGCCGTGCGCCTGCTGCTGCCCGGGGAGCTGGCCAAGCACGCCGTGTCCGAGGGCACCAAGGCCGTCACCAAGTACACCAGCTCCAAGTAAAACGACTCCAGTCACTAGACAAGCTTTAGAATCCAAAGGCTCTTTTAAGAGCCACCCACACTTTCCAAAAGACTGTAGGCTCTTCTTAGTTGTAATGTATGTGGGTAGGTGTTCTGACTTGGAAACTGCTGGTGTAGCAAGCAAATAGATTTCTTGGTCCATTTTGCCAAGTTCACTTTGCTCACACCgtatatttgagaaataatgagGTCTCACTGGAGTGGTTGCATGACTATCTTAGTAGTAAACACCTAACTGGATTCTTTATGCATTTACAGCATTTTCAGTGAGACTTTATATCTAGGTGAAGAAATTCAGAGAAGGGAATTCTTTGAACAGAAGAAAATTCCAGTAATCCCATGTCCTCAGGGAGATCCTTCCATGGGCCATGAGAGCCATAAGGAATATGGCTTCCCTTTCTCgaaaaaatattagttttaagtACTTTGTATCAGATAACAGTGAAAGCCTGGAGCTGTGGACAGACTTTACAGACCTTAAGACTGTCTAGTATGGGAGCATTACAGCTGTTTTGCTTCCTCTGTACATTGGCTGTGATGTGTGAAAAAATTCTTTGGGTCAGGCTAGCTGCCCATAAGCTGCTGATATTTGAGGCCCAAAGCCCAGAATTTCTTGGTCTGATTTTATCCGAACATGTATTGTGGTTTCTAAACTGGGCTATATATCAAGAGCAGGTTAACAGGAATGTGGACATTTTGCCGTGCCAACTAATTCACACTGGAGCCCGATAATTGGCTAACCCCAATCAACTGGCAAATGAGTAACATTAATGAATTCACTCTTTTTTGCATCATTTATTACAAGTTATAATAGGGCCACTTGTTTTTTATATTGTGATTGGATCATTAAATTGTGTTTGTACCATGTATTACTAGGCTCAAATACCACAGTGTTCCAAATTGGGTCATACAGAATTTATCAAAATAGGATGCCCAGTAATCACGGCAGAGGACTTTAGGTACAAGATCTAATCTGTCATAATTATCTGGACTCTTCTGAGAGAGCCctcaagcattttaaaaaatcagtgaaaaaggCCATGGAAATTgaccaaaaaaagagaaggaatcaaATTATTATGACTACTTCCCAGAAACCTGTGGTTCAGCTAGAATCCTCAGTTTGACTCTTAATTtctagtttcttccttttctagaaaGATTTAAtgtatatacatcttctttataagaaataaaaataaaaataaactgaaatgccATTTAGTTGAATATGTATAGTAAAAATTCATAGGATAAAAGTGTCACATGCCCTTGCAGAACCTCTGAATCCCTTAGCCAGGAGTCCCTGAAGGAGGTGATAGATGGAACATCTGTGCCACATTGTATGGGAAGGGGGCATCATCTCCAGTCAGGGGTCCCAGCTGCCCTAATAAGACTTTATAAAACAGCAGGTATCTGCACAGCTCCCAAATCCTGATCAACTCTGGAGTTGAGAAGTTTTGATTTTCAGGCTGGTTCTTTCCCTTAGCAGCATGtatttaagatttatccatttttgtTATGTGGATTACTATCTTGatcctttttatcactgaataactCTATTGTGTGGATAGACCAACTGTGCTTGGTCTAAAAATCTATGGTAGACTCACAGATCTCTATCTGCCGTCTAGGGCGCTCCTTGAATTCCATTTACATATTTCAAGGGATCTTCATTGCTTCCACTTTTTAGCCATTGTAAGTAAAGTTGTAAGTATTTGTGCGCAGGTTTTATGTTGACATAATTTTTGAAACAGTTGGGTAAGACcaggagcacaattgctgggcTATATGTTTTGCTTTATAAGGAACTGttaaactgtcttccaaagcgGCTGTGCCACTCAGCATTCTCACAAGCAGGGACTGAATGACAATTCTTGTTGCTCCAAACCCTCATCAGCATTTGGCAATGTCATGTTTTGGATTTAGCCATTCGAATAATAGGTTTGTGTAATagctcattgttttaatttgcatttccttaataacaGTTATGTT
Coding sequences:
- the LOC125102042 gene encoding histone H2A type 1-H-like isoform X1, encoding MAGRGKQGGKARAKAKTCSSRAGLQFPVGGVHRLLRKGNYSERVGAGAPVYLAAVLEYLTAEILELAGNAARDNKKTRIIPRHLQLAIRNDEELNKLLGRVTIAQGGVLPNIQAVLLPKKTESHPHKVHSK
- the LOC125102042 gene encoding histone H2A type 1-B-like isoform X2; this translates as MAGRGKQGGKARAKAKTCSSRAGLQFPILELAGNAARDNKKTRIIPRHLQLAIRNDEELNKLLGRVTIAQGGVLPNIQAVLLPKKTESHPHKVHSK
- the LOC125102052 gene encoding histone H2B type 1-A-like; amino-acid sequence: MPELTSKGTTISKKGFKKAVTKAQRKEGKKRKRCRKESYSIYIYKVLKQVHPDTGISSKAMGIMNSFVNDIFERIAGEASRLAHYNKRSTITSREIQTAVRLLLPGELAKHAVSEGTKAVTKYTSSK